A genomic region of Solanum dulcamara chromosome 2, daSolDulc1.2, whole genome shotgun sequence contains the following coding sequences:
- the LOC129879313 gene encoding subtilisin-like protease SBT2.5 — MGRRSSGDSIVVRAQGDIRRGWQSFEVAHMAGKMGNSLRNILAFILCDLTRRSSGADDLLFVGVEFTGDFCSRRGAMSLRTKPRWCDVSNVAGGGWKLKAHCESVTSYAQHLEKKHDMLLALLFDRGTYKKIYNYRHLINGFAAHISHEQAEILRRAPGVNSVERDWKVKRLTTHTPQFLGLPTGVWPTGGGFDRAGEDIVIGFIDSGIYPHHPSFASHNTEPYGPLPKYRGKCEIDPNTKKDYCNGKIIGAQHFVEAAKAAGSFNPAIDFDSPLDGDGHGSHTAAIAAGNNGIPVRMHGFEFGRASGMAPHARVPVYKALYRLFGGFVADVVAAIEQDVHDGVDILNLFVGPNSPPATIKTTFLNPFDATLLSAVKVGVFVAQAAGNRGPFPKTLVSYSPWIATVAAAVDDRRYKNHFTLGNGKVLAGLGLSPFTHPNRTFTMVAANDVLLDSSVTKYSPADCQMPEVLNKNLVEGNILLCGYSFNFVVGTTSIKKVAETAKALGAAGFVLAVENASPGTKFDPVPVRVPGILITDVSMSMELVNYYNITTSRDWTGRVKSFKSTGSIGNGLRTILHKSAPQVAVFSARGPNVKDYSFQDADHLKPDILAPGSLILAAWAPNGTDEANYCGEGFALISGTSMAAPHIAGIAALIKQHHPHWSPAAIKLALMTTSSTIDRAERPLQAQQYSGSETLTLVPATPFDYGSGHVNPRAALDPGLIFDVDYKSYLDNPLANWEKLVPSTIKLGIIVD; from the exons atgggtcgccggagctccggcgactccaTTGTTGTCAGAGCTCAAGGGGATATTCGAAGAGGGTGGCAATCATTCGAGGTGGCGCACATGGCTGGGAAGATGGGAAACAGCTTGAGGAATATTTTGGCATTCATCTTGTGCGATTTGACTCGCCGTAGCTCCGGCGCCGACGACCTATTGTTCGTCGGCGTTGAGTTTACCGGAGATTTTTGTTCCCGTAGGGGCGCCATGTCCTTGCGAACAAAGCCCAGGTGGTGCGATGTCTCTAATGTCGCCGGAGGTGGCTGGAAATTGAAGGCGCACTG TGAATCGGTTACATCCTATGCCCAACATCTGGAAAAGAAGCATGATATGCTTTTAGCTTTGCTATTTGACCGTGGGACCTACAAGAAAATCTACAACTACCGCCATCTCATTAATGGCTTCGCAGCTCATATTTCACACGAGCAG GCAGAAATCCTCAGACGAGCTCCTGGTGTGAATTCTGTGGAGAGAGATTGGAAGGTGAAGAGACTTACAACTCACACGCCACAGTTTTTGGGGCTCCCTACAGGAGTATGGCCGACAGGTGGTGGATTTGACCGGGCAGGCGAGGATATCGTAATAGGTTTTATCGACTCTGGCATCTATCCACACCATCCAAGTTTTGCAAGCCACAACACTGAGCCCTATGGACCTCTACCAAAATATAGAGGAAAATGTGAAATTGATCCTAACACCAAGAAAGACTATTGCAATGGGAAGATTATAGGTGCTCAACATTTTGTGGAAGCTGCAAAAGCAGCTGGTTCATTTAATCCTGCAATTGATTTTGATTCTCCTCTAGATGGTGATGGACATGGAAG CCACACAGCAGCTATCGCTGCTGGAAACAATGGGATTCCTGTCAGAATGCATGGATTTGAGTTTGGAAGAGCAAGTGGTATGGCACCTCATGCGAG AGTTCCTGTATACAAGGCACTATACAGGCTATTTGGAGGGTTTGTTGCAGATGTAGTTGCTGCTATTGAACAG GATGTTCATGATGGTGTGGACATTCTTAATCTCTTTGTGGGGCCAAACAGTCCACCAGCAACTATAAAGACAACATTTTTGAACCCTTTTGATGCTACACTTCTTTCAGCTGTGAAAGTCGGTGTATTTGTTGCACAGGCTGCTGGTAATAGAGGTCCTTTCCCCAAAACTTTGGTGTCTTATAGTCCGTGGATTGCAACAGTGGCTGCTGCAGTTGATGATCGTAGATACAAGAATCATTTCACATTAGGAAATGGGAAAGTCTTAGCTGGACTCGGTCTATCAC CTTTCACACATCCAAACCGGACATTCACTATGGTAGCAGCAAATGAtgttcttttagattcttcagTTACGAAGTATAGTCCTGCTGACTGTCAAATGCCAGAAGTTTTAAACAAGAATTTGGTGGAGGGAAACATCCTTCTTTGTGGTTATTCTTTCAATTTCGTAGTTGGCACAACATCGATTAAAAAAGTCGCGGAAACAGCAAAAGCTCTTGGTGCAGCTGGCTTCGTTCTTGCTGTAGAAAATGCTTCACCAGGAACAAAATTTGACCCGGTTCCTGTTAGAGTTCCTGGGATTCTTATAACAGATGTTTCCATGTCAATG GAGCTTGTAAACTACTACAACATCACGACTTCAAGAGATTGGACTGGACGAGTTAAGAGCTTTAAATCAACAGGAAGCATTGGGAATGGGTTGAGGACGATACTCCACAAATCTGCACCTCAAGTAGCTGTCTTCTCTGCTAGAGGACCTAATGTCAAAGATTACAGCTTTCAAGATGCTGATCACCTGAAACCTGATATACTGGCTCCTGGTTCTCTTATTTTGGCTGCCTGGGCTCCCAACGGGACAGATGAAGCCAACTATTGTG GTGAAGGATTTGCATTGATCTCTGGAACTAGCATGGCAGCGCCCCATATAGCAGGAATAGCAGCCCTTATCAAGCAGCACCATCCTCATTGGAGCCCTGCTGCTATTAAATTAGCATTGATGACAACTTCATCAACCATTGATAGGGCGGAGAGACCGCTTCAAGCACAACAGTATTCTGGATCTGAGACCTTGACGCTCGTTCCAGCTACTCCATTTGACTATGGAAGCGGACATGTTAATCCTAGAGCAGCTCTGGATCCCGGACTTATTTTTGATGTAG ATTATAAATCCTACTTAGATAATCCTCTTGCTAATTGGGAGAAGTTAGTGCCTTCAACAATTAAGCTGGGGATCATAGTTGACTAA